Proteins found in one Asterias amurensis chromosome 13, ASM3211899v1 genomic segment:
- the LOC139946527 gene encoding D(1A) dopamine receptor-like, giving the protein MTTDVTSTDSRSSNQTNFEIPPDFIIGVICFYSPLIIATLLSNSLVLLAVYREKNLRKRSNVFIVSLSVADFLTGLVGVPTAIVGRLIQNHVTCFTATRMVFFTAAFTFSAVSLFQLLAITVERYLAIVTPLVYHKNMTPQRYFYIITTVWILGIVFGIIPNIGSGNPNESVCVMDYKISHAVRIFMLIFAIFIPVVLSAMGLMYFHIFRTARSQANRIAALRRALFRKDDNQTDEQSAQMKATTTTAIILGGFAACWMPMSLKFFIEASLELDPYAILLLQTILEFPAYANSVMNPLIYSYRSAEFRTACCRMLAPLKLCKRNKVEQTPVLPFSTCSVTLQDNCVSDDVIVS; this is encoded by the coding sequence ATGACGACTGATGTGACTTCAACGGATTCTCGATCGTCAAACCAAACCAATTTTGAAATTCCGCCTGACTTTATAATCGGCGTGATCTGTTTTTATTCTCCACTCATCATCGCGACCCTCCTCAGTAATTCTTTAGTCTTGCTGGCAGTTTACAGAGAAAAAAACCTCCGGAAAAGAAGTAATGTTTTCATCGTGAGTTTATCTGTTGCGGATTTCTTGACGGGTCTCGTGGGTGTCCCAACAGCGATCGTCGGTAGGCTGATTCAGAACCACGTTACCTGCTTTACGGCAACCCGTATGGTGTTCTTCACAGCTGCCTTTACATTCTCTGCAGTGTCTCTCTTTCAACTCCTCGCAATAACCGTGGAGAGATACCTTGCTATAGTTACTCCTTTAGTTTATCACAAGAATATGACCCCACAACGCTATTTCTACATTATAACAACCGTTTGGATTTTAGGCATCGTGTTTGGAATTATTCCGAATATTGGATCCGGGAATCCGAATGAGTCAGTCTGCGTCATGGATTATAAAATATCCCATGCCGTCCGGATCTTCATGCTGATATTCGCAATCTTCATTCCTGTGGTTCTATCTGCAATGGGGTTGATGTACTTTCACATATTCCGGACTGCTAGATCTCAGGCGAACAGGATTGCTGCTCTAAGACGAGCTCTGTTCCGGAAGGATGACAACCAAACTGATGAGCAATCGGCCCAGATGAAAGCTACCACAACAACAGCAATCATCCTTGGCGGCTTTGCTGCATGTTGGATGCCAATGTCTCTGAAGTTCTTCATTGAGGCGTCTTTGGAGTTAGACCCTTATGCTATCCTCCTCCTGCAGACGATCTTAGAATTTCCCGCTTACGCCAATTCAGTCATGAACCCTCTGATTTATTCATACCGTAGTGCCGAGTTCAGGACAGCATGTTGTAGAATGTTGGCCCCTCTGAAACTCTGTAAGAGAAATAAAGTGGAGCAAACACCTGTTCTTCCATTTAGTACTTGTAGCGTGACTTTACAAGACAATTGTGTATCTGATGATGTAATAGTCAGTTAA